One Helicobacter cetorum MIT 00-7128 DNA window includes the following coding sequences:
- a CDS encoding prohibitin family protein: MPIDLNEHLKKKSSQKPSNHSNSTPPNEPRERFSPPNNFFSSKKFSALIIISILGILAYIAKPFEVISSGEIGIKITAGKYESTPLQPGIHFFVPIIQDILIVDTRIRNINFSRTEDMGVAGKNQGIFRNDAINVMDSRGLTVSIELTVQYRLNPQTTPQTIATYGLSWEQKIINPVVRDVVRSVVGRYPAEDLPIKRNEIAALINSGINKEVSKLPNTPVELSSIQLREIVLPAKIKEQIEKVQIARQESERVKYEVERSKQEAQKQAALAKGEADANRIKAQGVADAIVIEAKAKSQANLSISQSLSDKLLKLRQIEVQGKFNEALKTNNNAQIMLTPGGAVPNIWIDTKSKVKSSIANTKE, translated from the coding sequence ATGCCAATTGATTTGAACGAACATTTAAAAAAGAAAAGCTCTCAAAAACCCTCTAATCATTCTAATTCCACGCCTCCTAATGAGCCAAGAGAGCGCTTTAGCCCCCCTAATAATTTTTTTAGCTCTAAAAAATTTTCAGCTCTAATTATCATTTCTATACTAGGAATTTTAGCCTATATTGCCAAACCCTTTGAAGTCATTAGCTCAGGAGAAATTGGCATTAAAATCACGGCTGGAAAATATGAATCTACCCCCTTACAGCCGGGAATCCATTTTTTTGTGCCAATCATTCAAGACATTTTAATTGTAGATACTAGAATCAGAAACATTAATTTTTCACGCACAGAAGACATGGGCGTAGCCGGTAAAAATCAAGGCATTTTTAGAAACGACGCCATTAATGTTATGGATAGTAGGGGCTTGACCGTTTCTATTGAGCTTACCGTGCAATATCGCCTAAACCCCCAAACCACCCCCCAAACTATCGCTACTTATGGCTTATCTTGGGAGCAAAAAATCATCAATCCCGTGGTGCGTGATGTGGTGCGTTCTGTCGTAGGGCGCTATCCGGCTGAAGATTTACCCATTAAACGCAATGAAATTGCTGCTCTTATCAATAGCGGTATTAACAAAGAAGTCTCCAAACTTCCTAACACCCCTGTAGAGTTAAGCTCCATTCAATTAAGAGAAATTGTCTTACCCGCTAAGATTAAAGAGCAAATTGAAAAGGTGCAAATCGCACGCCAAGAATCTGAGCGTGTGAAATACGAAGTGGAACGCTCCAAACAAGAGGCTCAAAAACAAGCTGCTTTAGCTAAGGGTGAGGCAGATGCTAACAGAATTAAAGCTCAAGGTGTAGCGGATGCGATTGTGATTGAGGCTAAGGCAAAATCTCAAGCCAATTTAAGTATTTCACAAAGTTTGAGTGATAAGCTTTTAAAATTACGCCAAATTGAAGTGCAAGGCAAATTTAATGAGGCTTTAAAAACTAATAATAACGCTCAAATCATGCTAACTCCGGGTGGAGCAGTGCCTAATATTTGGATTGACACTAAGAGCAAGGTTAAATCTAGTATCGCTAATACTAAAGAATAA
- a CDS encoding DUF2393 family protein, whose product MLNNAHIQAVQAFLETFKDFLSNTTLVSALIFGVLALFCALLLLVTLLSRNRVISIVSVLLFFGAFLSMPFMLKQILTKYLYPIETQLVQANPLSYTNAFSLQVEVKNTGKFILQKCFLRLEILKTPHNFVEEYAFKWFVKKTYEKTFEGKIFPKESKSFSLFIDDYPYAKTSPYQVSLSCL is encoded by the coding sequence ATGCTAAATAATGCCCATATCCAAGCCGTGCAAGCGTTCTTGGAGACTTTCAAAGACTTTTTGAGTAACACTACTTTAGTGAGTGCTCTAATCTTTGGGGTATTGGCATTATTTTGCGCCCTTTTATTGCTTGTAACTTTACTTTCAAGAAATCGTGTTATATCCATTGTGAGTGTGCTATTATTTTTTGGTGCGTTTTTAAGCATGCCCTTTATGCTTAAGCAAATCCTAACTAAATATCTCTATCCTATAGAAACACAATTAGTGCAGGCTAACCCCCTTTCTTACACAAACGCCTTTTCCTTGCAAGTAGAAGTTAAAAATACCGGCAAATTTATTTTGCAAAAATGTTTTTTACGCTTAGAAATCCTTAAAACACCGCATAATTTTGTTGAAGAATACGCTTTTAAATGGTTTGTTAAAAAGACTTATGAAAAAACTTTTGAAGGAAAAATCTTTCCTAAAGAGTCCAAATCATTCTCACTTTTTATTGATGATTACCCCTATGCAAAAACAAGCCCCTATCAAGTCTCATTATCGTGTTTATAA
- a CDS encoding sulfite exporter TauE/SafE family protein produces MEETTAFILALVGLFTGITAGFFGIGGGEIVVPSAIFAHFSYSHAVGISLMQMLFSSVVGSIINYKKGLLDLKEGSFAALGGLMGAILGSFVLKVIDDRILMGVFVVVVCYTFVKYAFSSDKKEPKHFEEAHFAMHSKESMIKAPKSTLPILHIDKTHGILMLAGFVTGIFSIPLGMGGGILMVPFLGYFLKYDSKKIVPLGLFFVVFASLSGVVSLYNGGVLNNITIQAGVITGIGAFLGVGIGIRLIMLANEKVHKVLLLLIYALSIIATLHKLIVG; encoded by the coding sequence ATGGAAGAAACAACGGCTTTTATTTTAGCTCTCGTGGGTTTGTTTACGGGAATTACAGCGGGATTTTTTGGTATTGGTGGGGGCGAAATTGTCGTGCCTAGCGCTATTTTTGCGCACTTTAGCTACAGCCATGCGGTAGGAATTTCTTTAATGCAAATGCTCTTTTCATCAGTTGTTGGCTCTATTATCAATTATAAAAAGGGCTTATTGGATTTGAAAGAGGGCTCTTTTGCAGCGCTTGGAGGGTTAATGGGTGCGATTTTGGGGAGCTTTGTATTAAAAGTGATTGATGATAGGATTTTAATGGGGGTGTTTGTGGTGGTGGTATGCTATACCTTTGTTAAATACGCCTTTTCTAGCGACAAAAAAGAGCCTAAGCATTTTGAAGAGGCGCATTTTGCTATGCACTCTAAAGAAAGCATGATAAAAGCACCTAAAAGCACCTTGCCTATTTTACATATTGATAAAACGCATGGGATTTTAATGCTTGCTGGGTTTGTTACGGGGATTTTTTCTATTCCATTAGGTATGGGTGGAGGGATTTTAATGGTGCCATTTCTAGGCTATTTTTTAAAATACGATTCTAAGAAAATTGTGCCTTTGGGCTTGTTCTTTGTGGTGTTTGCCTCATTATCTGGAGTTGTTTCGCTCTATAATGGAGGGGTGTTGAATAACATAACTATTCAAGCGGGAGTTATTACGGGTATTGGAGCGTTTTTAGGTGTGGGGATTGGGATTAGGCTCATTATGTTGGCTAATGAAAAGGTGCATAAAGTATTATTGCTATTAATTTATGCGCTAAGTATCATCGCTACTTTGCATAAGCTTATCGTAGGCTAA
- a CDS encoding sulfite exporter TauE/SafE family protein — protein MDIYLLYVVIGLITGVLSGVFGIGGGMVVVPIMLTMGHTFEEAIGVSILQMVFSSLFGSYLNFKKKALDFSLGLYVGVGGLIGASFSGLILNMVSSKILMIIFAFLVLYSIVQFAFKKENSSLQAQTTFKINNHKNQHLKLVLIGAITGVFAITLGIGGGMLMVPLMHRFLGYDSKKCVALGLFFVLFSSVSGTLSLAHHQVINHEVFLVGIMVGIGSLIGVSVGIKLVGMLSKQTHKILLLGVYSLSFMATLLKIFSN, from the coding sequence ATGGATATTTACTTGCTGTATGTTGTTATTGGGCTTATTACTGGGGTGTTATCAGGGGTTTTTGGTATTGGAGGGGGAATGGTCGTAGTGCCGATTATGCTAACAATGGGGCATACCTTTGAAGAGGCGATTGGGGTTTCTATCTTGCAAATGGTGTTTTCCTCTCTCTTTGGCTCGTATTTGAATTTCAAAAAAAAGGCTTTAGACTTTTCTTTGGGCTTATATGTAGGAGTAGGGGGGTTAATAGGGGCGAGCTTTAGCGGATTGATTTTGAATATGGTATCTTCTAAAATCTTAATGATTATTTTTGCGTTTTTGGTGCTGTATTCTATCGTGCAATTTGCCTTTAAAAAAGAAAATTCTTCATTGCAAGCTCAAACAACCTTTAAAATCAATAATCATAAAAACCAACACCTGAAATTAGTGCTTATTGGCGCTATTACTGGAGTTTTTGCGATTACTCTAGGAATTGGAGGGGGTATGCTTATGGTGCCATTGATGCATCGCTTTTTAGGGTATGATTCTAAAAAATGCGTGGCTTTGGGGCTATTTTTTGTATTATTTTCTTCTGTTTCTGGGACTTTATCTTTAGCTCATCATCAAGTGATAAATCATGAAGTTTTTTTAGTGGGTATTATGGTGGGCATTGGTTCGCTTATTGGGGTAAGTGTGGGGATTAAGCTTGTGGGAATGTTAAGCAAGCAAACTCATAAAATCTTGCTTTTAGGGGTTTATAGCTTGTCTTTTATGGCGACTTTATTGAAGATTTTTTCAAATTAA
- the ppa gene encoding inorganic diphosphatase yields the protein MNLDKLEVSHDANSLHVVIEISKHSNIKYELDKDSGVLMVDRVLYGAQNYPANYGFVPNTLGADGDPVDVLVLSDVAFQAGSVVKTRLIGVLNMEDESGMDEKLLALPIDKIDPTYANIKDIDGVSKHILDKIKHFFETYKDLEPNKWVKVKGFENKESAIKVLESAIKAYQK from the coding sequence ATGAATTTAGACAAATTAGAAGTAAGTCATGATGCTAACAGCTTGCATGTAGTGATTGAAATATCCAAGCATTCTAATATCAAGTATGAGCTAGACAAAGATAGTGGGGTTTTAATGGTAGATAGAGTGCTTTATGGGGCGCAAAACTATCCAGCAAACTATGGCTTTGTGCCTAACACTTTAGGAGCAGATGGCGACCCGGTAGATGTGCTTGTATTAAGCGATGTGGCTTTTCAAGCTGGAAGTGTAGTCAAGACTCGCTTGATTGGGGTGTTGAACATGGAAGATGAAAGCGGAATGGACGAAAAATTGCTTGCTCTACCTATAGATAAGATTGACCCTACTTATGCGAATATTAAAGATATTGATGGAGTTTCTAAACACATTTTGGATAAAATCAAGCATTTTTTTGAGACCTACAAGGACTTAGAGCCTAACAAATGGGTTAAGGTCAAAGGCTTTGAGAATAAAGAAAGTGCGATTAAAGTTTTAGAGAGCGCTATCAAAGCCTATCAAAAATAA